From the genome of Cytobacillus firmus, one region includes:
- a CDS encoding YjcG family protein, translating into METNYGIVIFPSKKLQDLANSYRKRYDPHYALISPHITLRSRFEASEEEIKRLTETLYEIAKKHEPFQINASKISSFQPVNNVIYFKIEPSAQLEELHVELNDHISGETPEYNFVPHITIGQKLSNDEHSDVYGSLRMQPVNHEEVIDRFHLLYQLENGSWTVYETFRLGKE; encoded by the coding sequence ATGGAGACTAATTACGGCATCGTTATTTTCCCGTCAAAAAAGCTGCAGGATTTGGCCAATTCTTATAGAAAGCGGTATGACCCGCATTATGCTCTAATTTCTCCGCATATAACTTTAAGATCGCGCTTTGAAGCATCTGAAGAAGAAATAAAGCGGCTGACAGAAACGCTTTATGAAATTGCTAAGAAACACGAACCATTTCAAATAAATGCATCAAAAATCAGCTCTTTCCAGCCTGTCAACAATGTGATTTATTTCAAAATTGAGCCTTCAGCACAGCTCGAAGAGTTACATGTTGAACTAAATGATCATATTAGCGGAGAAACACCCGAGTATAATTTTGTCCCACATATTACCATCGGGCAAAAACTCTCCAATGATGAGCATTCAGATGTTTATGGAAGCTTAAGGATGCAGCCCGTGAATCATGAAGAGGTTATCGATCGTTTTCACCTTCTGTATCAGCTGGAAAATGGTTCTTGGACCGTTTATGAAACATTCAGGCTAGGAAAGGAATAG
- a CDS encoding SurA N-terminal domain-containing protein, which produces MKKLMYPFLLVLISAVLAACGADDKSKSADKKEEPKTAETDQQDQQKQMEEMQKKMDKQKLDEEKTVAIVNDQEVLGREYNSVLTSSQMMYQQMGQDPTTKDAAEKIKKQTLDSLVGQTLLLQEADKKGYKASDEEVKKQLEETKGQFKNDKEFETAMKQAGLNPDSLEKEIANNIKYTKYIEGEIKPENVTDAEIQKFYEEYASQGGAEGQEPPKLEEVKPQIKQQLEQQKQQEMLVKHVEDLKKNANIDIKV; this is translated from the coding sequence ATGAAGAAACTAATGTATCCCTTTTTACTAGTATTAATATCTGCTGTTTTAGCTGCTTGCGGAGCTGACGATAAAAGCAAGAGTGCAGATAAAAAAGAAGAGCCGAAAACAGCTGAAACCGATCAGCAGGACCAGCAAAAGCAAATGGAAGAAATGCAAAAGAAAATGGATAAGCAAAAGCTTGATGAAGAAAAGACAGTTGCAATTGTGAATGACCAGGAAGTTCTTGGACGTGAGTATAACAGTGTACTTACTTCTTCACAAATGATGTATCAGCAAATGGGACAAGACCCTACTACAAAAGATGCTGCCGAGAAAATTAAGAAGCAGACACTTGATAGTCTTGTGGGCCAGACACTTCTTCTCCAGGAGGCTGATAAAAAAGGCTATAAAGCTTCTGATGAAGAAGTCAAAAAGCAGCTCGAAGAAACAAAAGGACAATTCAAAAATGATAAGGAATTTGAAACAGCAATGAAACAGGCTGGCCTTAATCCCGATTCATTAGAGAAGGAAATTGCCAACAATATTAAATATACGAAATACATCGAAGGCGAGATTAAACCTGAGAATGTTACAGATGCTGAAATTCAAAAATTCTATGAAGAATATGCAAGCCAGGGTGGTGCTGAAGGACAGGAGCCCCCTAAATTGGAAGAAGTAAAACCGCAGATCAAACAGCAGCTCGAACAGCAAAAACAGCAGGAAATGCTCGTTAAGCATGTAGAAGATTTGAAGAAAAATGCAAATATTGATATTAAAGTATAA
- a CDS encoding YczE/YyaS/YitT family protein, translating into MIKHTTFIQIIAGYLILTLGVSLIILSNLGAGAWDTVYVGLFNKFGLTIGTWSFLVTASLIFFNAILSWEKPQFKSFIGTILASLGIDFWMELVFSGFTVTHYPYQILAFFTGIILLGFGVSIYIRPQLFSGPIDGLMIATAKRLNISMKTARIINEFLALAIGLLLGGPVGMGTLLVAIFLGYAIQYGTVLLNHLKDKGLKII; encoded by the coding sequence ATGATTAAACACACTACATTCATTCAAATAATTGCAGGTTATTTAATTCTCACTCTTGGTGTTTCACTAATCATCTTATCCAATCTTGGTGCAGGTGCCTGGGACACTGTTTATGTTGGGCTTTTCAATAAATTCGGTCTTACCATTGGAACCTGGTCATTCCTGGTTACGGCTTCCCTTATATTTTTCAATGCCATACTTTCCTGGGAAAAGCCGCAGTTTAAATCATTTATTGGAACCATTTTAGCGAGTCTGGGGATCGATTTTTGGATGGAGCTTGTTTTTAGCGGCTTCACCGTTACACACTATCCCTATCAGATACTTGCCTTCTTTACTGGTATTATACTTCTGGGCTTCGGAGTATCTATCTATATCCGACCGCAATTATTCAGCGGCCCCATTGATGGATTAATGATCGCAACTGCCAAAAGGCTCAATATCAGTATGAAGACTGCACGTATTATTAATGAATTTTTAGCACTGGCCATTGGCCTTCTCTTAGGCGGTCCGGTCGGAATGGGTACTTTGTTAGTAGCCATCTTTTTAGGCTATGCCATACAATATGGGACTGTCCTTCTAAATCACTTAAAAGATAAGGGATTAAAGATAATTTAA
- a CDS encoding TAXI family TRAP transporter solute-binding subunit yields the protein MKKRSIFLATALLLALSMVLAACGGGKDEGGGDGEGGADKPKFMSIVTGGTGGTYYPLGGSFAEIISDATGIDTNAEVSGASAENMNTLKDGNAEIAFSQTDIASYAQEGKLMFEGAAVDNVSAIGTLYPETIQIVTTAKSGIKSVEDLKGKKVSIGAPGSGTAANAEQILEVHGIKLDDIQKQDLSFDESTAGIQDGTIDAAFVTAGTPTGAVEGLSATEDVVIVPIEQDKIDSLIEKYPYYVQDEVPSGTYKLAEAVPTVAVQAMLVVSNDLSEDVVYDITKAIFENLDKVTHAKGKMIKAENAVKGTGIKLHPGAKKYFDEKGFKAE from the coding sequence ATGAAAAAGAGAAGTATATTCCTGGCCACAGCTCTGCTGTTAGCGCTTTCTATGGTTCTTGCAGCCTGCGGCGGCGGAAAAGATGAAGGCGGCGGAGATGGAGAAGGCGGCGCAGACAAGCCTAAGTTTATGAGCATCGTGACTGGTGGGACAGGCGGTACATACTATCCGCTGGGCGGATCATTCGCTGAGATTATTTCTGATGCTACAGGCATTGATACAAATGCAGAGGTTTCAGGTGCATCTGCAGAGAACATGAACACATTGAAAGATGGCAATGCAGAGATTGCATTCTCTCAAACTGACATTGCGTCATATGCGCAAGAAGGTAAATTAATGTTTGAAGGTGCAGCAGTTGACAATGTAAGTGCGATCGGCACACTTTATCCTGAAACAATCCAGATCGTTACTACTGCAAAATCTGGCATTAAATCTGTTGAAGACTTAAAAGGCAAAAAAGTTTCAATCGGAGCACCTGGTTCAGGAACTGCTGCAAATGCAGAGCAGATCCTTGAAGTGCATGGAATCAAATTGGATGACATCCAAAAACAGGACCTTTCTTTTGATGAGTCAACTGCCGGGATCCAGGATGGCACGATTGATGCTGCATTCGTTACAGCAGGTACACCTACAGGTGCTGTAGAAGGGCTTTCTGCAACTGAAGATGTTGTGATCGTTCCGATTGAACAGGATAAAATCGATTCATTAATTGAAAAATATCCTTACTATGTTCAGGATGAAGTGCCATCTGGAACATATAAGCTTGCAGAAGCTGTACCGACAGTAGCAGTACAGGCAATGCTTGTTGTTTCAAATGACCTTTCAGAGGATGTAGTTTACGATATTACGAAAGCAATCTTTGAGAACCTTGATAAAGTTACACATGCCAAAGGAAAAATGATTAAGGCTGAAAATGCTGTTAAAGGTACTGGTATTAAACTGCACCCTGGTGCTAAAAAGTATTTTGACGAAAAAGGCTTTAAAGCTGAATAA
- a CDS encoding DUF421 domain-containing protein, translating to MEYLHILSVLVVGYIFLFIMAKLLGKTQITQITPFDFISAIVLGELVGNALYDQETGIPEIFFAVTVWGTLIYATEIITQKYKRARKLLEGEPSIVIKKGKIIYEELKKNHLDINQLQHLLRSKDVFSIRECEYAILETDGTVSALKKPLFAAPTIQDLNLPINNAELPVTLILDGEVVWDNLKSINWDEKILKNEIKKLGASGVKDVLYAEWKKGEALHVQTY from the coding sequence ATGGAATATTTACATATCTTAAGTGTACTTGTGGTAGGATATATTTTCTTGTTTATTATGGCAAAACTCCTGGGAAAAACACAAATTACACAAATTACTCCTTTTGATTTTATCTCAGCCATCGTGCTAGGCGAGCTGGTTGGCAATGCTTTATACGACCAGGAGACTGGAATACCCGAGATTTTCTTTGCTGTTACAGTATGGGGAACTTTAATTTACGCGACGGAAATCATTACTCAGAAATATAAACGGGCACGCAAGCTTCTTGAAGGTGAACCCTCAATAGTTATAAAAAAAGGGAAAATTATTTACGAAGAACTGAAGAAAAATCATCTTGATATCAATCAGCTTCAGCACCTCCTCCGATCAAAAGATGTTTTTTCAATCAGGGAATGTGAATATGCCATTCTGGAAACAGATGGAACGGTCAGCGCATTAAAAAAGCCGCTTTTCGCAGCACCAACCATTCAGGATTTAAATCTCCCAATAAATAATGCAGAACTGCCTGTAACATTAATTTTAGACGGAGAGGTGGTTTGGGATAATCTGAAGAGCATTAATTGGGACGAAAAGATACTAAAGAATGAAATAAAAAAATTGGGAGCGAGCGGTGTCAAAGATGTTCTGTATGCTGAATGGAAAAAAGGAGAGGCATTGCACGTGCAAACGTACTAA
- a CDS encoding TRAP transporter permease, whose product MENKGETLSLEEQQKLLEKYDPEAGTRKLGGVLGWIVFFGLLAFSLFHLYTGVFGMLTAQLQRSIHLGFALALIFLLFPARKKDRGRKHKVAWYDIILAILGIAVGAYWPLFIDEIVMRAGRLTEIDFYVGLIAVLLVLEATRRAVGLPITIIAVIFLAYAMFGPYMPAFLAHRGLDLERLVQTMFFTTEGILGTPLGVSATFIFLFLLFGSFLVKTGVGQYFNDLAVSIAGKRTGGPAKVAIFSSALQGTISGSSVANVVTSGSFTIPMMKKLGYKKEFAGAVEATASTGGQIMPPIMGAAAFLMVEFIGGGITYWDIAKAAAIPALLYFAGVWIMTHFEAKRVGLRGLKDEEMPNRKEVLKKIYLLLPILAVIILLMSGMSVIRAALWSIVITVAVSMISKETRIGFRDAIDALVDGARTALGVAAATAAAGIIVGVVVKTGLGLKMANGLLDLSGGLLIPTLMLTMVAAIILGMGSPTTANYVITSTIAAPAIILLGVPDLSAHLFVFYFGIVADVTPPVALAAFAAAGVSGGDPIKTGVTASKLAIGAFIIPYMFVLSPELLMIDTTWYYLIWVVFTALAGMMAIGAGVIGYWLRKLNIFERLLGIAGGLLLIYPEGVTDIVGLVIFILLIALQVFIKKDDQAKPQTA is encoded by the coding sequence TTGGAAAATAAAGGGGAAACATTATCTCTTGAGGAACAGCAGAAATTGCTGGAGAAATATGATCCAGAGGCTGGTACAAGGAAATTAGGAGGAGTATTAGGCTGGATCGTCTTTTTTGGGCTTTTAGCATTTTCGCTTTTCCATTTATATACAGGGGTTTTCGGGATGCTTACAGCCCAGCTGCAGCGTTCGATTCATTTAGGTTTTGCACTAGCCCTAATTTTTCTGTTATTCCCTGCAAGGAAGAAAGACAGAGGACGAAAGCATAAGGTTGCCTGGTACGATATCATTTTAGCTATACTGGGTATTGCTGTAGGAGCTTATTGGCCACTTTTTATTGATGAAATTGTCATGAGGGCCGGGCGTCTGACCGAGATTGATTTTTATGTTGGTTTAATTGCAGTTCTTCTGGTTCTGGAAGCGACCAGGCGTGCGGTTGGTCTTCCCATCACCATTATTGCCGTCATTTTTCTCGCCTATGCGATGTTCGGGCCATATATGCCGGCATTTTTGGCGCACCGGGGTCTTGATTTAGAAAGATTGGTGCAGACCATGTTCTTTACGACCGAGGGAATCCTGGGTACCCCTTTAGGCGTATCTGCTACGTTTATTTTCCTATTCTTGTTATTTGGTTCGTTCCTTGTAAAAACGGGGGTTGGCCAGTATTTTAATGATTTGGCCGTATCCATCGCTGGAAAGAGAACAGGCGGACCGGCGAAGGTTGCCATTTTCTCAAGTGCACTACAGGGAACAATTAGCGGAAGTTCTGTAGCTAACGTAGTAACTTCAGGCTCCTTTACCATTCCAATGATGAAAAAGCTTGGATACAAGAAAGAATTCGCTGGCGCAGTTGAAGCGACTGCATCAACCGGCGGCCAGATTATGCCTCCAATCATGGGTGCTGCTGCATTCCTGATGGTTGAGTTTATTGGCGGCGGCATTACATACTGGGATATTGCAAAGGCAGCTGCTATTCCGGCACTTCTATATTTTGCCGGGGTCTGGATAATGACTCACTTCGAAGCAAAACGTGTAGGACTTAGAGGGCTGAAAGATGAAGAGATGCCTAACCGTAAGGAAGTATTGAAGAAGATTTATCTGCTGCTGCCGATTTTGGCAGTTATCATCCTGCTAATGAGCGGAATGAGTGTAATACGTGCTGCTCTTTGGTCAATTGTAATTACGGTTGCAGTAAGTATGATAAGCAAGGAAACGCGCATTGGATTCAGAGATGCTATCGATGCTTTAGTTGATGGTGCACGCACGGCTTTGGGCGTTGCTGCAGCAACAGCTGCGGCAGGTATTATTGTTGGAGTAGTTGTTAAAACAGGTCTTGGATTAAAGATGGCGAATGGCCTTCTTGATCTTTCAGGCGGGTTGCTGATCCCAACTTTGATGCTGACAATGGTGGCAGCAATTATCCTGGGAATGGGGTCACCAACAACTGCAAACTATGTTATTACATCTACAATAGCCGCCCCGGCAATCATTCTTCTGGGCGTACCTGATTTATCTGCTCACTTATTTGTGTTCTATTTTGGTATTGTGGCAGATGTCACACCTCCAGTTGCTCTTGCAGCATTTGCGGCGGCTGGTGTATCCGGCGGAGATCCGATAAAGACTGGAGTAACAGCATCAAAGCTTGCCATCGGGGCTTTTATTATTCCATACATGTTTGTCCTTTCACCGGAGTTATTGATGATTGATACAACCTGGTATTACTTAATCTGGGTAGTATTTACTGCTTTGGCAGGTATGATGGCAATTGGCGCTGGCGTAATTGGCTACTGGCTGCGTAAATTGAATATTTTTGAAAGACTGCTGGGAATTGCAGGGGGACTTTTGCTTATCTACCCTGAAGGGGTTACTGATATTGTAGGATTAGTTATTTTTATCCTGTTGATTGCATTGCAGGTTTTCATTAAAAAAGACGATCAGGCAAAGCCGCAAACAGCTTAA
- a CDS encoding proline dehydrogenase family protein — MLKDLFIGLSQNEFLNSAAKKYGLKLGAQNVVAGTNLEEAIQSIKELNAHGISCTVDNLGEFVYKKEEAAEAKKQIIEVIEAIHENQVDAHISLKPSQLGLDIDYSFCLENVREIVERASQYGIFVNMDMEDSKRLQPSFDILDELSKEYNNFGTVIQAYFLDAEEDLKKYQNFRLRIVKGAYKEPEEIAYQDKNDIDANFIKLIEWHLLNGKFTSIATHDHNVINHVKDFVRANNIPKDKFEFQMLYGFRKDMQLKLAGEGYNFCTYVPFGHDWYGYFMRRLAERPQNLNLVAKQVFTKKTNTVIGVAAGAFLLGRLTKKRKK, encoded by the coding sequence ATGTTGAAAGATCTGTTTATAGGCCTTTCCCAAAACGAATTTCTGAATAGTGCCGCAAAGAAATACGGATTGAAATTGGGTGCGCAGAATGTAGTTGCGGGGACAAATTTAGAAGAAGCTATTCAGAGCATAAAAGAGCTTAATGCTCATGGCATCTCTTGTACTGTCGATAACCTCGGGGAATTTGTATATAAAAAAGAAGAGGCGGCAGAAGCGAAAAAACAAATAATAGAAGTGATAGAGGCGATTCATGAAAATCAGGTGGATGCACATATCTCTTTAAAGCCTTCTCAATTAGGCCTTGATATTGACTACTCTTTCTGCCTGGAAAATGTTAGGGAGATAGTAGAGAGAGCAAGCCAGTATGGTATATTTGTGAATATGGATATGGAAGACTCTAAGCGCTTGCAGCCTTCCTTTGACATTCTGGATGAATTATCTAAGGAATACAATAACTTCGGTACAGTTATTCAGGCATATTTCCTGGATGCTGAAGAAGACCTGAAGAAATATCAGAATTTCCGGCTGCGGATTGTCAAAGGTGCTTACAAGGAGCCTGAAGAAATTGCTTATCAGGACAAAAATGACATTGACGCTAACTTTATTAAATTAATAGAATGGCATCTGTTGAATGGCAAATTCACGTCTATTGCAACACATGACCATAATGTAATTAATCATGTAAAAGATTTTGTAAGGGCTAACAATATCCCTAAAGATAAATTTGAATTTCAAATGCTCTATGGCTTCCGCAAGGATATGCAGCTGAAGCTTGCTGGTGAAGGCTATAATTTCTGCACATATGTTCCTTTTGGACATGACTGGTATGGCTACTTCATGAGACGCCTGGCAGAACGGCCGCAGAACTTAAACCTTGTGGCTAAGCAGGTATTTACCAAGAAAACAAATACAGTCATTGGTGTTGCAGCAGGAGCTTTCTTATTAGGCAGATTGACAAAGAAACGGAAAAAATAA
- a CDS encoding alpha/beta hydrolase, which translates to MDYPRGSIQDIRIQSKELGEEVELLIYLPPSFSPLYKYTVVIAQDGKDYFQLGRVGRIADELLDGKEIENIIIVGVPYKNVKDRWEKYHPDGGQHNAYIRFLAHELVPYLDREFPTYQMGMGRALMGDSLAATVSLMAALQYPNTFGRLILQSPYVDNSVSVAVEEFTHPHLLNIYHVIGKGETSVKTTGGEEKDFLTPNRDLSNLFKQRKFPYFYDEFDGDHTWTYWQPDLKRALKFMF; encoded by the coding sequence ATGGATTACCCTAGAGGATCAATACAGGATATCAGGATTCAAAGCAAAGAACTGGGTGAAGAAGTTGAACTGCTCATTTATTTGCCCCCTTCCTTCTCACCTTTATATAAATACACTGTTGTTATAGCTCAGGACGGGAAGGATTACTTCCAGCTGGGAAGAGTCGGACGCATCGCAGATGAATTATTAGATGGAAAAGAAATCGAAAACATCATTATTGTTGGTGTCCCTTATAAAAACGTCAAGGACAGATGGGAGAAATATCATCCGGACGGTGGACAGCACAATGCATATATCCGTTTTCTTGCACATGAACTTGTTCCATATCTTGACCGTGAATTCCCGACCTATCAAATGGGAATGGGACGAGCACTTATGGGAGATTCCCTTGCTGCAACTGTTTCCTTAATGGCGGCCCTTCAATACCCTAATACTTTCGGGAGGTTAATTCTTCAATCACCTTATGTTGATAACTCCGTTTCAGTAGCAGTAGAGGAATTTACGCATCCTCACCTTCTTAATATTTATCATGTTATCGGGAAAGGCGAGACATCTGTAAAAACCACAGGAGGGGAAGAGAAAGATTTTCTTACTCCAAACCGGGATCTTTCCAATTTGTTTAAGCAAAGGAAATTTCCTTACTTCTATGATGAATTCGATGGAGATCATACCTGGACATACTGGCAGCCTGATTTAAAAAGGGCATTAAAGTTTATGTTTTAA
- a CDS encoding DUF1850 domain-containing protein: protein MNFFRPGNKKAVLALLVIITIAIMFFIPIKQAVVFEYQNKGKVIAYFPIKEDRTFKIKYTHSIHLTDVVESYTITGDGSIKLFELMYEDFAIGMPENASDGETFEQKNGKYYIKNMKRVFPSFDLRLGKVRANHRLILQGQEYVLTDYIEPGTWVRIKAKKINLFEVLKGVNILGK from the coding sequence ATGAACTTTTTTAGGCCAGGGAATAAAAAAGCGGTCCTGGCACTCCTCGTTATCATAACCATCGCAATCATGTTCTTCATACCCATTAAGCAGGCAGTTGTTTTTGAGTATCAAAACAAAGGAAAGGTGATTGCTTATTTCCCGATTAAAGAGGACAGAACATTTAAGATAAAGTATACACATTCCATCCACCTTACAGATGTTGTTGAAAGCTATACTATAACCGGTGATGGAAGTATTAAATTGTTCGAACTTATGTATGAGGATTTTGCCATCGGCATGCCTGAAAATGCTTCAGATGGAGAAACATTTGAACAAAAGAACGGCAAATATTATATTAAGAATATGAAAAGGGTTTTTCCTTCATTTGACTTAAGGCTGGGTAAGGTCAGAGCGAATCACAGATTGATTTTGCAAGGCCAGGAATATGTCCTTACAGATTATATCGAACCCGGTACATGGGTAAGAATAAAGGCAAAAAAAATAAACTTATTCGAGGTGTTGAAAGGAGTGAATATCCTTGGAAAATAA
- a CDS encoding GNAT family N-acetyltransferase: MEVKVVSSEQELQDAFSVRKHVFVSEQNVPEEEEIDQFEDEAVHFVLYNNGMPAGAGRFRTVDGNGKVERICVLKEHRKSGSGKAIMDKIEEHALKQGLSALKLNAQTQAIPFYEKLGYKVISEEFMDAGIPHRTMKKTI, encoded by the coding sequence ATGGAAGTAAAAGTTGTATCATCTGAGCAAGAACTGCAAGATGCTTTCTCAGTAAGGAAACACGTTTTTGTCAGCGAGCAAAATGTTCCTGAAGAAGAGGAAATCGATCAGTTCGAGGACGAAGCAGTCCATTTTGTACTTTATAATAATGGCATGCCTGCAGGTGCCGGAAGGTTTCGTACCGTTGACGGCAATGGCAAAGTGGAAAGAATTTGCGTATTGAAGGAACACCGCAAGAGCGGATCCGGAAAAGCAATAATGGATAAAATTGAGGAACATGCTTTGAAACAGGGATTGTCTGCCTTAAAATTAAATGCCCAGACTCAGGCCATACCTTTTTATGAAAAACTGGGCTATAAGGTGATCTCTGAAGAATTTATGGATGCCGGAATCCCGCACCGTACAATGAAGAAAACGATATAA
- a CDS encoding UvrD-helicase domain-containing protein encodes MKTAKLHNKTVNLEQLNRESFQHIYEEGKKGKLFCPECGASVRLYLGILDEPHFYHIHQDSRTCRDIILNPEPVQTENEEYIERNGFKIPVSGSIASVAIKETESAFKKAQPVKNIPPYRKEGTASPSFPDEYLKSLLQAGVFLDKQQAAAVSHLDGPLLVLAGAGSGKTRVLTTRTAFMLREKNIDPKSIMLVTFTAKAAAEMKERLIQYPGMDSRKVRQIVSGTFHSLFYRILSFHNPNKWTSGKLLNKEWQREQIIKESSKDLKLDEKEFAFDLALQQISYWKNSLIVPGKVNPKNDWEEQTAILYQRYEQTKTKKELFDFDDMLTGCHALFLEEPEILEQYQNRFHYFLIDEFQDINNVQYELMKMLSDRTKNVCAVGDDDQSIYAFRGSDPQYLLDFEKDFPGAKVITLNQNYRSAHEIVSAANKIISLNKFRRPKSMSAQFSGGQHPFLFFPYDEEEEATMILTDIREKIEEGYEPGDFAVLFRTHTGSRAIFERLANSSLPFKLDQDAESFYDRFIVRSMLAFLKLSVNEDDQNALKDMLPSLFIKQSVLQDIKAESILQDCSLLESLKFIKTGFAFQESKLKKVIPVTRSISGLTPTTAIETVEKELGFQDFIKKRGNEGNKMDKGSDDIKDLKVAARNFQSLQEFLEHTEHMKAMNKEIKRLSRNNDNAVTLSTIHRAKGLEYNVVYVAGAVEGNLPHDHALEAYRSGESAPLEEERRLMYVAVTRARKDLYISVPEKRRGRKAYPSRFLAPITRSGRNKDEK; translated from the coding sequence ATGAAAACAGCAAAGTTACATAATAAGACTGTGAATCTGGAACAATTGAACAGAGAAAGTTTTCAGCATATTTATGAAGAAGGCAAAAAAGGAAAGCTGTTCTGCCCTGAATGCGGAGCTTCTGTCCGTTTGTATTTGGGAATTCTTGATGAACCTCATTTTTATCATATTCATCAAGACAGCAGAACGTGCAGAGATATAATTCTTAACCCCGAACCAGTCCAGACTGAGAATGAAGAATATATAGAAAGAAATGGGTTTAAAATTCCTGTTTCGGGGTCAATTGCTTCAGTCGCAATAAAGGAAACCGAATCAGCCTTTAAAAAAGCTCAGCCGGTAAAAAATATCCCCCCCTATAGAAAAGAAGGTACTGCCAGTCCCAGTTTCCCTGATGAATACCTAAAGTCCCTTTTACAGGCAGGTGTATTCTTGGATAAACAGCAGGCAGCGGCTGTGTCTCATTTAGATGGCCCGCTGCTCGTTCTGGCAGGTGCAGGCAGCGGCAAAACCCGTGTTTTAACAACACGGACTGCTTTTATGCTTCGCGAGAAAAATATCGACCCTAAATCCATTATGCTTGTTACATTTACAGCTAAGGCTGCTGCTGAAATGAAGGAGCGTCTTATCCAATACCCCGGAATGGATTCCCGAAAGGTTAGGCAAATCGTTTCAGGCACTTTTCACAGTTTATTCTATCGGATACTTTCCTTCCACAATCCCAATAAATGGACTTCAGGAAAGCTCCTTAATAAAGAATGGCAACGGGAACAGATTATTAAAGAATCCAGCAAAGACTTAAAACTCGATGAAAAGGAATTTGCCTTTGATCTTGCCCTCCAGCAAATCAGCTATTGGAAAAATTCTCTTATCGTACCTGGCAAGGTTAACCCAAAGAATGATTGGGAGGAACAAACTGCGATTCTTTATCAAAGGTATGAACAAACTAAAACAAAAAAAGAATTATTTGATTTCGATGATATGCTCACAGGCTGCCATGCCCTTTTTCTGGAAGAACCTGAGATTCTGGAACAATATCAAAACCGCTTTCATTATTTCCTGATTGATGAATTCCAGGATATTAATAATGTTCAATATGAGCTAATGAAAATGCTGTCTGATAGAACTAAAAATGTCTGTGCCGTGGGAGACGATGATCAATCTATATATGCCTTCAGAGGAAGCGATCCCCAGTATCTTTTGGATTTCGAGAAAGATTTCCCTGGTGCCAAGGTAATAACATTGAATCAGAATTATCGCTCTGCTCATGAGATTGTATCAGCTGCTAACAAAATTATTTCTCTGAATAAATTTAGACGCCCCAAAAGCATGAGTGCTCAATTTTCCGGTGGACAGCACCCCTTCCTCTTTTTTCCTTATGATGAGGAAGAAGAAGCTACGATGATCCTGACTGATATCCGGGAAAAAATTGAAGAAGGATATGAACCGGGGGATTTTGCAGTATTATTCCGTACCCATACCGGGAGCAGAGCCATTTTTGAGCGGCTGGCTAATTCCAGCCTTCCTTTTAAATTGGATCAAGATGCCGAATCATTTTATGATCGATTTATTGTTCGAAGCATGCTTGCTTTTCTAAAGCTATCGGTAAATGAGGATGACCAAAATGCTTTAAAGGATATGCTGCCTTCATTGTTTATTAAACAATCCGTCCTTCAGGATATTAAGGCAGAAAGCATCTTACAGGATTGCTCATTGCTGGAGAGCCTGAAGTTTATAAAAACAGGCTTTGCTTTTCAGGAAAGCAAATTGAAAAAAGTGATCCCTGTTACAAGATCAATCTCAGGGCTTACTCCAACCACCGCAATTGAAACGGTTGAAAAAGAATTGGGATTTCAGGACTTTATAAAAAAACGAGGCAATGAAGGCAATAAAATGGATAAAGGCTCTGATGATATAAAAGATTTGAAGGTCGCTGCACGTAATTTCCAGTCTCTTCAAGAGTTTCTGGAGCATACTGAACATATGAAAGCCATGAACAAAGAAATCAAGCGCCTAAGCAGAAATAATGATAATGCCGTTACATTAAGCACTATCCACCGTGCAAAAGGGCTTGAATATAATGTGGTATATGTGGCCGGTGCAGTTGAAGGAAACCTTCCGCATGACCATGCTTTGGAAGCTTACCGTTCAGGTGAGTCTGCCCCTTTAGAGGAAGAAAGAAGATTAATGTATGTTGCTGTAACAAGGGCCAGGAAGGATTTGTATATATCTGTTCCGGAAAAAAGGCGTGGACGGAAGGCATATCCATCAAGGTTCCTTGCCCCCATCACAAGAAGCGGCAGAAACAAAGACGAAAAATAA